The Faecalibacterium sp. I3-3-89 sequence ACTTTCTCGGCGCTGAGCCGGAATGCAGTCAGGTCTGCAAGTTCGGCAAGGAGTTTCGCCCGGATCTGCTCGGTGTCTGCACCGCCGGAATTGAAGTGCCTTGCAAGCTGGTTGAGGTTTCCGCCCACCTTGCTGCACTGGGCAAGCAAAGTGGAAACAGCGGTCAGGGTTTCTTCGCCACCACCGGCAATGATGACCGTTTTCTCGATTTTGACGTTGCGGATGGCGCGGCGGATGAAGGTGGAGAGGGAGAGATTCAGGAGTTTGCAAGTGAGTTCCAGTGACGCTTTTTCCTCCGCTGTCACACGGAACTTGATGACGTGCGTTTTGTTGTTCGGCGTGTCGTGGTGCTGGGAATTGCTAGGAATCGGTTGAACATTCGTTTTGGTCATTGTACCTCCTGTCTGTTCGATAACTCCTCGGTGAAGTTATGTAAAGCACGACACGCCGTTCCATTCGTGCCGCTAGGCACGAATGATGAGCAGGGTTTGGGGCAGGCACGCCCCAACAAGATCACTTCGGAAATGCAGACGCATTGAAGAAGTGAAGTCCCGGTGGAGCACAACATTTTCAAGAATTGAAAATTTGTGGCCACGGGACGGTTCTTGCCCTCTACCGCTGCGCTCAAAACGCATTTTCAACAAATGTTTCCAAATTGTTAAGACGCAAAAAATAAGTAGCGGGGCTCTGCTCGTGTATGTTGATCACCGTTTGCTCCGAACGAAGTTCCTGCCCCTGTTTGTGCAGCGGCGTTGACGAAAAGTCGGTATCACGTTCGGTCGGCTCATGAAATTTTCAAGGTGCAGCTCCCTAAAAGAAAAATACCGCCCACGCAGCGCAGCGATGATTTTGTCGGGTGAAACGGCGGCAAAATGAATCGGGTGTGTTGCGGGGCGGTAAATTCTTTTGCGGACTTTCCCTCACTGAAGTGGTGGGTCTCACGGTGATAACCAACCACTTTTGCAGAAGATTTGCAATCAATCTACAAGTTCAGTGGGATTTGTGATAGAGAATATCATGGTTCGTAGGGTACGTCAAGATGATTCCGAAGAAATTATTTATGAATGGAGACAATAGTAAGACTTCTATTATGAATATGATACACTTTACATCATGAAAGAATTTAAGCTGCACAAAGATGATTCAAGCGGATGTGCAATGTGCACAATAAGTTTTCTACAGCAAAATACAGATGTGGTCATTTAGCTCTTTTACCAGACAACTTTTTTTATAAAATAAAAAAATTTGTTGACTTGAAATTGCTTGAAATGTTATCTTGTTGGTAACAAAAGCACGGTGAAGTGCTTGCTACCACACGAAAAGGCAAAACAAAAAAGGAGAGTAAAATGATGAAAAAGCGTATTGCGGCGTTGGTCACCGCCGGTGTCCTTGCTTTGTCGATGCTTACCGGCTGCGGAAGCAAACAGGAGAGCTGGAAAGTTACCTGCCCGTGGGCACCGTCTGGTGTAGCAGCGATGGTCAGCCAAAAGGCTGCTGCCAAGTCCCCTGATTATTCTGATAATAAAATCACACTGGTTGCTGAAGCCGTCAAGGGCGATGCTGCTACTGTCAACACTTGGGTGTCCAGTACTAAGGCAAATGATAAGGAACTGGTCTTCGCCGGTGAGGGTCTGTTCGCCATTACCGAGACTCTGGATCCGGCCAAGCTGCAGTTCAGCTACGACGATTTTGAGTTCGTGGAGAACTTGTACTCCTCCGTCTTCGTCCTGTCCGCTGATTCTTCACTGAACCTCAAGAATCTGGACGATCTGGAGGCCTATGTCAAGGCAGGCAACCCCGTATCCGTGGCCGTTAACGGCGCTACCGGCTCCGAGGCTTTCCTGGCAGCGGCTCTGTTCGGCTCTATGGGTGCCGGCGACCAGCTGAAACTGACTCCGTACCAGTCCGCTGCGGAGGCTGCACAGGCTGTAGCTAAGGGTGAAACGAACTTCGCGGTCTCTCACCAGTCTCAGATTCTTGAGACCTACCAGCAGGGCGGCGTTGATGTGGTTTGCGCATTCGATGACAAGGCTATCGAAAACGGCCCCTTCGCAGGCGTTGAGGGCGTTGGCTCCAAGGGCTACCCCTACTTCCGCAACCGCTGCTTCGTCATGGCTCGCAAAGGTACTGACGCCGCAAAGGTTGCCGAGCTGAAAGAGCTGTATGATAAGATCCTCGCCGATGATGAGATGGTCGAGTGGCTGAACGACACCATGCTGCTGGAAGTCGATACCATGACCGAGGACGATGTGAAGGCTCACATTGAGAACGTCAAGAGCATCGTCGAGCAGTATAAGGACATCGTGGCAGGCTGATAAAAAGCCCTCATAGCGACAAAAAGCTGAAGCAGGGGGAACGGGGACATCCCCTTCTCCCTGCTTTTATGTTTCCAAAAGGAGTTGAAACAAGTGAAAAATCTGATAGAACGTGCCGAAGCAAAACTGGATGAATGGGGCGCAAAGCTCGAACAGAAGAACATCGAGTACCCGGTAGACCTGATTTGCGGCATTCTGTTTCTGGTCATTGGCATCGTGCTGCTGCTCATCATGCCGCAGCAGGTGCAGATCTCGGAAAAAGACGTTGTGAATGGCCGCGCTTTCCCGACGATGCTGATTTGGCTCATGCTGGCCATGAGCGCCCTTCTGGTGGGCCGCGAGGCATACAACATGGTGATGCACCGCCCGACCAAAACTAAAACGCTGAATCTTTTGGTGGAAACAAAAGCACTCGTCATCGTCCTCATTCTGGTGGTCACTTATCTGCTGGCAGAGGTCACGGATCTGTTTGTTGTGGGCGCTGTATTCTGCGCACTGGCATTTCTGGTCTTTTTCCGCTGCAAGAAACCCCTTTACTATGCCATCACAGTTTCAATGGCTGTGCTGATCTGGGTCGTGTTCCACTTTGTGCTGAATGTTAGTTTCTGAGGAGGCAGAATATGGGTTTGTTTGACTTTATCGGCCCGGCCTCCGGGCTGCTTTTCACCCTCGAAAATATCATCTGGATAAACCTCGGCGTCTTTATTGGCTGCGTGTTCGCGGCCATCCCGGGATTAAGTGTTATCCTCTGCATCATCCTATTCCTGCCTGTCACTTATACCATGCGTGCGATTCCCGGCATGATGTTCCTGTTGGGCATTTACTGCGCAGGTGGCTATGGTGGATCGGTATCGGCTATCCTTATCAACACGCCGGGTACGCCCCACGCGGCGGCTACTATGCTGGACGGCTATCCGCTGTCCAAAATGGGCCGCACTAAGGCGGCGTTGAAAATTGCACTTTATGCATCTACCTTTGGCGGTATCTTCTCTGCGCTGGTGCTGCTCTTCCTCGGCCCGCAGGTGGCCAAAATTTCGGCACAGCTGGGCACGGCGGAGTACTTTATGGTCTGCCTGTTCGGCATGACGATTATTGCAGGCGTTTCTGGTAAGAGCCTTGTCAAGGGCATCATCGCCGCCTGCCTTGGTTTGCTTATTTCCTGTGTGGGCGCAGACCCCATGACCAGCTATGACCGCTTTACATTTGGTATTCCCCGTCTGTATCTGGGTCTTGACCTTGCCGTTACCCTCATCGGTTTGTTCGCACTGGTGGAAATCATTGGCAAGGCAGAGCTGAAGCGGAATGAGTTGAACCTTCACGCCGGAAAAATCGGCAATGATGACGGCAAAATCACAAAAGATGAATACAAGCGGATGTTCCGACCAGTGCTGATGGGTTCTATCATCGGTTCCTGTGTTGGTATCGTACCTGGCACGGGTGCGTCGGAGGCCTCGTGGTTCTCCTACAACACTGCGAAGAACCTGTCCAAGCATCCCGAGGAATTCGGCCACGGTTCTGTGGAGGGCGTTGCGGCTGCTGAGTCTGCCAACAATGCCGTCTGTGGCGCGACCCTGATTCCCTTGCTGACGCTGGGCATCCCCGGCGACGGCTGCGTGGCCATCATGTTGTCGGCCCTGATGATAAATGGCCTGAACCCCGGTCTCTCGCTGTTCACCACCGACGGCGCTATCATGTATGCCATCATGCTGGGCCTTATCCTCGTGAACATCTTCATGTTCCTGCAGGGCAAATACCTGACTAGCCTGTTTGCAAAGGTCGTCTCCATCCCTCAGCAGATCTTGACCCCCATCATCGTGATTTTCTGTTTCGCCGGTGCTTACTCGGTGAACAGCAGCTATTTTGATTTGAGCGTTGCGCTGGTGTTCGGCGTGATGGCGTGGTTCATGCGCAAGCTGGAGCTGCCCGCTGTCCCTGTGCTGCTGGGCATGGTGCTGGGCAATATGACCGAGACGAACTTCCGCCGCGCCCTGCTCATCTCGGATGGAAGTCCCAAAATCTTCTTCAGCAGTGTGTATTGCTGGATTTTTATCGCGCTAATCGTGGTGGTTATCATCGGCATCCTGCGCGGCAAGATGAAGGAAACGAAGAACGCGAAAGTGGAACAGTAAAAGGAGGTAAAGACCGTGGCATATAACATTATTTTCTACTTCAGTGACCAGCAGCGCTGGGATACCTGCGGCTGCTTCGGCCAGCCGCTCAACGTCACACCCAATCTGGACAAGCTGGCAGAGGAGGGCGTAAAATTTGACAATGCTTTCTCTCCCCAGCCGGTGTGCGGCCCTTGCCGCGCCCTATTCCAGACCGGAAAATACCCCACTGAGACAGGCTGTTTCCGCAATAACCTGATGCTGCCCTCGAATATCAAGACTCTGGGCGAGTATATGGAAAAAGATGCCGGCTACGAAACTGCCTATGTCGGCAAGTGGCATCTGGCCTCGGATGGCGAGCTGGAAAAGAAGCCGACCATTGACCATACCATTACAGCCGTTCCGTTGGAGTTGCGTGGCGGCTACACCGGCTACTGGCGTGCAGCCGATGTGCTGGAATTTACCTCCCACGGCTACGACGGCTATGTGTTCGACGAGAACAACAACCGCATCGATTTTAAGGGCTACCGTGCTGACTGCATCAACCAGTTCGCGCTGGACTACCTCGACCAGTACACCGGCGAAAAGCCCTTCTTCATGACCGTATCCCAAATTGAGCCGCACCATCAGAATGACCACAACCACTACGAAGGCCCCAACGGCTCGAAGCAGCGATTTGCGGATTTTGTCCTCCCCGAAGACTTGAAGGCTCTGGGCGGCAATGCAGCAGAAGAGTATCCGGATTATCTGGGACAGTGCGCAAGCCTCGACGAGAACCTCGGCAAGCTGGTGGAAAAACTGAAAGAAAAGGGTCTGTATGAGAATACTGTTATCCTTTACGCTTCCGACCATGGCTCTCATTTCAAGACCCGCAACCGCGACGCCCATCTGAACGGATACGATGACTATAAGCGCTCGTGCCACGACGGCTGCCTGCATGTGCCGCTGGTCATCTGCGGCGGCCCGTTCAAGGGCGGCAAGGAAGTCACCGAGCTGGTCAGCACCGAGAGCATCCCCAAGACTCTGTTGGCTTTGGCAGGCGTGGATGTCGGCGACAAGATGATCGGCGAAAATCTGCTTGACGTTGTGGAAAAGAAAAATCATAATAGAGCTAATGAGGTCTACGCCCAAATCTCGGAGAGCCGCTGCGGCCGCTGCATCCGCACGGCAGATTATATGTACTCTGTCTATGCCCCCGGTGTCAATGGCGGCGAGGCTGCGGCATCTGATGTGTATGCGGACGACTTCCTCTATGATATGCAGAAAGACCCGTGGCAGCTGAACAATGTTGTCGCAGATCCTGCATACGCCGACGTCAAAGCGGAGCTTCGTGAGCGCTTGCTGAACTGGATACAGCACGCAGAAGGCACCCGCCCCACCATCACCGACTGAAAAGGAGCGTTTGCCCATGCTCTCGGCTGCTGAGAAAAAATCTGCTCAGGTATATCGTTGGCTTCTGGCTTATATCGACGAAAACAAGTTTTCTGGAAATCAACGACTGCCCTCGGAAAATGCACTCTGCCGAAAGCTGGGCGTCAGCCGGGAAACGATTCGAGTTGCCATTGACCGATTGGTGAATGAAGGAATCGTGTACAAAGTCAAAGGGAGCGGCACCTATTTCCACCGGGAAAAGGTGATGACGCGCGATTTGAACACCGAGGATGCACTTTATAAGATCGGCCTTGTTTTGCAAGGTCAGGATACGAGTGCAAATTCGGGATTAATCGAAGGGGTTCGCAGTGTCCTGACGCAGGAGCAGGTTGACCTCCATGTATTTCTGACCGATAACAAATTCTGCAACGAACGCCGCTGTCTGGAGACTGTGGTACATCAGAATTTTCACGGTTTCATCGTGGATGGTGTCAAATCGAGCATCCTCAGCCCAAATCTTGACTGCTACAAGGAGCTTTACCGACGTAAGATCCCGGTGATATTCTACAACAACTTCTATCGGAACTTGCGCTGCCCCCGCGTAACGATCAATGATATCGAATGTGCCCATCAGCTGATAGAACGCCTGATGGATGCCGGACACAGCCACATTGCAGGCATCTTCGTGTACGACAACTACCAGAGCGTAGAAAAGTTTCAAGGCATGGCGGAAGCGATGCGAAATCGTGGTTTGGAACTGAACGATGATTACATCAAGTGGTGTATTTCGGACGAAGCCCACAACGAAAGCTATGTCCGTTCCATTGAAAGATTTCTGAAGAGCATCCCTAAATGCACCGCTATCGTCTGCTGCAACTACATCATCTATCGGCTGGTCATGAAAACCCTGCAGAAAATGGGGAAGACTGTACCCGAAGATTATTCGCTGGTCTGTTTTGATTATTCCGAAGAAACTTATCGGCAGGAGGATGTTACCTGCTCCGTGGAGCAAGGCTTCGAGATGGGACGTCAGCTTGCGCTGCGGCTTATGGAGATGATTTCCACCGGCGAATGCGATGACCGGAACTACACTTATGTCATGAAGCCCATCCTCTACGATGGCCATTCCATCCGGAAGCTCAAAAAGGTAAAATAAAGATTCTCCCGGAGGCAGTACTGCTCTCCGGGAGAATCTCTTTACCGGTTTTGTTGTGCCAGAAAATGTGCAGCAGTATGCAGGCGCGGAAGCACATAGGCAAAGAACTGCTTATACGCTGCGCAAAAGCGGTTGCTTCCAGAGGCATCCCAATCTCGCTTGCATCCGCCCCGGCAGAGCAGCTGATAAGCACATGCTGCGCATTCCGCCGGGCGTTTGCGGCCCTGTGCCAGAAATGTCTGGCTTGTGGGAGAATCAAGCGCATCTTCAACGGTACAGTGGCTCAGATTTCCCAGCTTCCACTCATCCAGAACATAAAAGTCACAGGGATAAAGGCTTCCGTCACCTTCTACGGTAAGATAATGTCCACAGGAACCGGAGGAAGCGCAGGAGGTAGGCGGCATTCCCAGCAGGATACGCAGATAGTCCTCAAAATTGCGAACGCTGATATAATTGCCTCGTTGCAGCTGCTGATACCAATTATCAAAGACGCCGCACAGAAAACGACCATAAAGTTCCGGCGTTAGAGAATATGCCTGCCCTCCAATCGTATCAAGTGGGTCAAGACATGGGATGAATTGCAGATTGTGCTGTCCCAACTCGCAGAGGCATTTGAAGGCTCGCTGCGGCTTTCTGGCCAGCTGTCCGGTCACAACACAGAGCAGATTCGTTTCGACCCTGTAGGCATCCAGCAGCGCAAGCGCATGAGTTACTTTATCCCATGTGCCCTGCCCAGCTGCGTCCAGCCGATAGAGATCATGGTTCTCCTGTGTGCCGTCCAGAGAGAGGCCTACGAGGAAAGAGTTGGCTTTGAAAAAGGAAGCCCACTCTTCATCCAGACAAATGCCATTGGTCTGGATGCTGTGGAACACAGAGATATTGCGCTGCATGGAACGCTCCGTTTCCAGAAAGAACCGGAAGAAATCCAACCCGGCAAGAGTCGGTTCGCCGCCCTGAAACAGAAAATGGACGCTGCCGCCTTCCTCTGTGGCTGCAAAAGCCTTTTCAACCAGTTCTCCTGCCATTTCATGGGAAAGCAGTCCCATATTTTTGCAGGCTCGGCTGTTGGAAACATCGTCATAAAAGCAGTACCGGCAACGCAGATTGCACAGGCTGGACGCTGGCTTGACGAGAAATGTATTATGTTTCATAGAGATTCCCTCCGTGCTTCGCAGTTCTTAAAACAAGGATACCGGAAAATACGGGCTTTCGCAAGCAGTAACAGTTAAAAGCTGTTTGAAATAGTAAGAAAACGAATATAGTTGTCCGAAAATCAAAAAAAGGAGAAGAAAACTTGTATGGATGAAAATAAAACATACGGTACACGGTTAGCACGGCTTTGGAAGCTGTTTTTGAGTACGCTGTACATTAGCAGCTTTACCTTCGGCGGCGGCTTTGTCATCGTGACCTTTATGAAGAAAAAATTTGTAGATGAGCTGCACTGGATCGATGAACAGGAAATGCTGGATATGACAGCGTTGGCGCAGTCCTCTCCGGGCGCAATCGCGGTCAATGCTGCAATTCTGGTAGGCTGGCAGGTAGAAGGCTTGATTGGAATGATCGTGGCAGTGTTGGGCACCATCATCCCACCTATGGTCATTCTTTCAGTCATTTCTGTGTTCTACAATGCTTTTGCCACCAATCGCTATATCGCGTTGTTACTCAAGGGAATGCAGGCTGGTGTGGCGGCGGTCATTCTGGATGTTGTATTCGACCTCGGCGGCAAGGTGCTGAAGACCCGCTCATGGGTGTATATTGCCCTGATGGTCGCAGCGTTTGTCGCAAATACGGTGTTTGATGTCAATGTGGTGGTGGTCATCCTTGCCGCTGCAGTATTCGGCGTGGTGCTGGCTCTGGTCCAGTGGAAAAAAGGTGGTGCAAAATGATCTACTTACAGCTTTTTCTCAGCTTTTTGCAGGTGGGTATGTTCAGCGTAGGCGGCGGCTATGCGGCCATGCCCCTGATCCAGAGCCAAGTGGTGGAACAACATGGCTGGCTGACGATGCAGGAGTTTACTGACCTCATCACGATTGCAGAAATGACCCCTGGTCCCATTGCGGTCAACTCGGCAACTTTTGTTGGTTTGCGTATCGCGCAGGTACCCGGAGCCATCATTGCAACACTAGGTTGCATTACACCGGCGCTGTTCTTTGTTTCACTTCTATCCTACATCTATCGTAAATACAAGGATATTTCTCTGCTGCAAAGTGTTCTGGCCTGCCTGCGTCCGGTCATTGTAGCGCTTATCTTTGGTGCAGGTCTTTCTATACTGTCTATGGTGGTGTTCGGAGAGAGTGCAAAGACGCTCGCCAACGTAGACTGGATCGGCATCGGCAGTTTTGCATCGGCATTTTTTGTCCTACGGAAGCTCAAGTGGAATCCCATCCTGACCATGTGCCTGTGCGGCGTGGCCGGGCTTGGACTTCACATTTTGCTCGGAATATAATCTTAAGACAATTTGTCTGTTGGAATCATGAAAATAAATCATTGGGCTTGCAATCAGGGCAAAACTGTGGTATATACATTATACGAAACATTGCTTTGATGAACGTATTACCGTTCAATGACGTATAAAATGGAGGTGCCCGCCATGACCGCCGTGATCTATGCTCGCTATTCCTCGGACAACCAGCGCGAAGAATCCATCGAAGGCCAGATCCGGGAATGCACGGCTTATGCCGAGAAAAATGGCATCACCATCGTCAAGCACTATATTGACCGTGCTATCTCTGCCAAGACGGACAACCGCCCGGAGTTCCAGCAGATGATTAAGGACAGCGACAAGAAGCTGTTTGACATTGTGCTGGTCTGGAAGCTGGACCGTTTTGCTCGGAACCGCTACGACAGTGCCCGGTATAAGACCCAACTGAAGAAGAACGGCGTCAAGCTCATGTCTGCCACCGAGATCATCTCCGAGGGGCCGGAGGGCATTATTCTGGAATCTGTGCTGGAAGGTTATGCCGAGTATTATTCCGCTGACCTTGCCGAGAAGGTCGTGCGTGGACAGACCGAGAACATCCTGAAAGGCCGCTGTAACGGTGGCCGTGGAACCTTTGGGTACACGCTGGATTCCGAGCGGAAGTTCCACATCGACCCTCTCACCTCGCCTTTTGTGCTTGAATCGTTCAAGAAGTACAATGAAGGCTCCACTATGAAGGAGATTCGGGACTGGCTGAACGAAAACGGCATCAAGAACCCGGTGGGCGGTGCATTTACTTATAACAGCGTTGAACATATGCTCAAGAACCGGCGGTACATCGGAGAACTGAAATTCCGGGATGTGGTCGTGCCGGATGCTATCCCGCCCATCATTCCACTGGAACTGTTTGAGGATGTGCAGAAGAAAATCGCCAAAAACAAAAAAGCCCCTGCCCGTAGAAAGGCAGAGGATGACTATCTGCTCACCACCAAGCTGTTCTGCGGCTACTGTGGGGCGTTGATGTTTGGCGAAAGCGGCACAAGCCGGACGGGTGAAGTCCACCGCTACTATAAATGTGCCACTGCCAAAAAGCACAAGGGCTGCAAGAAAAAGACCGTCCGCAAACAGTGGCTGGAAGATTTGGTAGTCAACCAGACCATGCAGCTTGTGAAAGACGATGCCGCTATGGAATCCATCATCGCCAAGGTGATGGAACTGCAAAATAAGGAGAACACCAACATTCCACTCTATGAGAAGCAGCTTCGGGATGCGGAATCTGGTATCCAGAATATGCTGAACGCGATTCAAGCTGGAATCCTGACCAGTTCCACCAAGGAGCGGCTGGAGCAGCTGGAAGAAACCAAGCGTGAGCTTGAAGCCCGCATTGCGGAAGAAAAGCTGGCGAAGCCGAAAGTGACCGAAGAATTCATTCGGTTCTGGCTGCTGCGGTTTCGCAAGCTGGACATGAGCCTGAAAGACCAGCGGCAGGCGCTGGTGGATACTTTCATCAATGCGATTTACCTGTATGATGATAAGGTTCTCATTACCTTTAACTATAAAGAAGGGACACAGACCGTGACTTTTGGAGAAGCGACAGAAGTTGCATCCGAGGGAAATGGTTCGGATTTGGATTGCTTTACTGCACCAGAAAATGCCGTGAAATCGAAAGATTTCATGGCTTTTTTGTTTTGTAAGCCATGAGTGCACGGTTTCTGCACGGTTTTTGCACGGTCGGTGTTTTCCATGTCCGATGATGTAGGGCGCTGTATTGCATTGCAATCAGTGCCCTTTTTTGCATCAGGTGAGCAGGGCCAGGCGCAGCTTTGCCTTCATTTCCGGGTCGGCATCCTTGAGCAATTCCAATAGAGCCGTCATGGAGATGGTGGGTTCGCCTGCGGCGGGTACAGCCTGCGGGCTGGAAGCGTCGGGCTTGGCATAGAAGCCGCTTTCAAACTTCTTGCCCAGTTCCACACGGGAGGACTGCTGGATATGGGCGTAGGTGTTCACCAGCATATCCGCACTGGCGTGTCCTGTATAGTACCATCAATAAATGGAAGGGAGGGCGGCGGATGTTCAGCATTACAGGAATTGACCTGTTGGAGCAGGAGCTTTTGAACCATGAACGCACCCTCCTTGAGATTTTGCTTCAGGACAAGACCACCAAGAAAAACATCATCTGGGCAACCGATGATTACGCCGAACTGGGCGAACCATACAGCTTCAAAAAAGAAATCCTGCCGGAACTGGTTACAGGCGAACAGGACAGTCTGATTCAGCCCAGAGTGGAAAAAGCAGTGGAGCATCAGACCAACCGCACCCGTGATAAAGCAGAGGTGTTTACCCCCAGTTGGATCTGCAACGCACAGAACAATCTGGTGGATGAGCAGTGGTTTGGCAGGAAGGATGTTTTCAACATCCAGAAGGAGATGTCGTGGAAAGCAACGGCTGACAAAATCGCCTTCCCGGACGACCGTCAGCACACATGGCAGAAATATGTGGATGCACAGCGGCTGGAAATCTCCTGCGGCGAGGTCCCTATCTGGTAAGCCGCTACGACACCGTAACGGGCGAAACCATTCCCATTTCCAAGCGAATTGGCCTGCTGGACCGCAAGCTGCGTGTTATCAGCGAAAACACGGACACCGAAGAACAGATTGAACTGTGCCCCGGATGCAAAAAGATGGCGGCATGAGGCTCTGATATTTACAGCGCCTGACTAACGTGATACAATCATAAAAAGCAATATCCGGTGTGAGGATTTTGAACTATGAACTTGTGCTTTGACCAATCGCTTGGACTTGGATATAAAAGCAATTCACAGAAAA is a genomic window containing:
- a CDS encoding recombinase family protein; translated protein: MTAVIYARYSSDNQREESIEGQIRECTAYAEKNGITIVKHYIDRAISAKTDNRPEFQQMIKDSDKKLFDIVLVWKLDRFARNRYDSARYKTQLKKNGVKLMSATEIISEGPEGIILESVLEGYAEYYSADLAEKVVRGQTENILKGRCNGGRGTFGYTLDSERKFHIDPLTSPFVLESFKKYNEGSTMKEIRDWLNENGIKNPVGGAFTYNSVEHMLKNRRYIGELKFRDVVVPDAIPPIIPLELFEDVQKKIAKNKKAPARRKAEDDYLLTTKLFCGYCGALMFGESGTSRTGEVHRYYKCATAKKHKGCKKKTVRKQWLEDLVVNQTMQLVKDDAAMESIIAKVMELQNKENTNIPLYEKQLRDAESGIQNMLNAIQAGILTSSTKERLEQLEETKRELEARIAEEKLAKPKVTEEFIRFWLLRFRKLDMSLKDQRQALVDTFINAIYLYDDKVLITFNYKEGTQTVTFGEATEVASEGNGSDLDCFTAPENAVKSKDFMAFLFCKP